Genomic DNA from Clostridium sp. BJN0013:
CAGCATCTTCTATCATAGCTAGAGCAATACGATCTTTAACTGAACTTAGAGGATTAAAATATTCTAGTTTTGCAATTAAATTACCCCTTATTTTTTTTTCTCTGTTATAATCAGTCAACTGTAACAATGGTGTATTTCCCACCAATTCAGTTAACTTTGTAGAAACTCTGTCCATGTAATCACTCCCTATTTAATACCTTCTTTCTTAAAAAGAATTCATTTTCTGCCTTTTTACACCTTTTAATGATTTATGTTCATCACTTCTCTTGTAATATCTTATTATTGTTTTTAAGGTCTCATCAAGTTTCATATTAATACCAAATACAGAAATGTTATTTTTCCCTAATTGCTTTTCTGAACCAGGTCCGCATCTACTACATAATAAACATCTGCAATCAGAAATAGTTTCTATTTTTCTTTGAATCTTGGGATTAATGTTACCACAAGAATGTTTAGATAAATATGAACTACAATTTCCATTACTCTTTTGATTCTTCTCAACTAATCTTTCTCCTAAATTCTCATAGGTTTCATCATCATTTACTTTTATTATAAAAAAAGAATTTGAAGCTCCGAAATGTTTATCAATGTTGACTCCATCTGTTGAAGCAACTGCAATATTATATCCCATTAATACCATCTCCTTATCTAAAATACTTATCATATCTAAATTTTTAAAGTATCTCGTCTGAAACTTAACATATCTTCTTTCCTGCTCTAATGTATTTAACACTCTTAAATTAAATATGTTAAAGATTAACTATATAATACATATAGAAACTCTAAAAATAGAAAAGGCTATATTTTTCAGTAAGAAAAACATAGCCTCCAGTTTCCTAGTCAACCATTTTTTAATATTTTATCCGATCGCTACCATTGCTAACACGCCCATCTTCTATCAAAGTAGGGGATAAGCACTGCTACGCGCCTGGATAAGTTCTTCTAAGGTTCAGATGGAGAGAGTCATCCTTATAAGCAAACTCCATCTGAACCTTAGAATCACTTGATTATATTTAGAGTTCTCAAAATAAAAAAGGCCTTATTCTTCAATAAGAAAAATAGCCTCTATTAACAAAAATAATTCAATAAAATTTCTACTTTTCTTATCTCTCAGAGTATTAAATATACTCTGTAGGAATTAACACCGATACATAAAATGTCGGTTGTCGGGTTTCACAGGACCTATCCCTCCACCACTCTTGATAAGAGTAACTGTATTAACTTAAATTAATTTTTTAAATATTTATAACAATCATTATGTAATTAATATTATATTAATTATGCTTTACTATGTCAATACTAAATTTGTAAAAACTCACAGTATTTGTTCAAATAAAAGCCCCGATTTAAATCAGGGCCTTTTATCTAAAAGTTTATCACAAGTATAAAACATACTTTATATTCTCATTAAGTTTAAATTGCTTTCTATATATTATATACGACGTCTTCATAAATAGTTACAGATTTTATTATTTTAAAAAAAACAAGTTTTTATAATTCTTTATAAGCCCTTCTGGTTTTTTTTCTCCAAAAAACTTATACCTTAAATAATCATCAACATATATGTTAAATGGAACTAATAAAAACCATATTATAGCATAGAAAATACATATCTGTCCCAAAATATTTCCCCAAATATTAGAATAATCCCATATTTCAAGCTGAAGCCATATATTTAAAATAATCCCTGCTGCAAATTCCAACACTAAAATTATAAGGGTGCCTATCAAACACTGTTTCCACATCTTACGATTAGAAAAAGCATTGCTTTCATTTAATTTTCCAATAAAGAAAGCCGCTATACCTCCCACTATCAGCATAGATATATGTGTCCATCCACGCCATAAGCCTTCTAAAATCATATAAATGCTACCCATTATAAATATTAAGATTAAATCCTTTTTTAAATTTTTATACTTATATGTCATAATATATCCTCCAAATTATTTTGACCTAAAATTTATTCTTTAAATCATATTTATAATTTATCAATATTATCAAGTATGTGATAAATACTCCTTTATTATGAATAATTTATACACCAAAACAATTTTTTATGTTGTGAATGCATTTATCCGAACACGGAAATCAGCTAATACTTCCATCTTTTTGAAAAAGATTTATCTTGATTTCCATAAACAATTGTTTTAAAATTTAATAAATCATGATAATTACCATAGAGGTGTTACAATCAATGTTTTCAGACAATGTACAAAAATTATTTTATATATTGGATAATTTAAAAATTGAATATAAACTATATAATCATGTAGAAATGAATACTGTTGATGACATCAACAAATTAGATATACGATTCCATGGACAGTATTGTAAAAATCTTTTTTTAAAAAACAGCAAAGGTGATATCCACTATCTTGTAATTTTGATGGATTGCAAACGGGCGGATTTAAAAAAATTGGCACAGACTATACATAGTACAAGGCTGTCATTTGATACAGAAGAGAACCTGTACAAGTATCTTAAACTGAAACCAGGCTCTGTTACTCCTTTTGGATTAATAAATGACTTTCAAAGAGAGATTGTGGTATTAATAGATAGTGATTTAATCGATATGAATGCAATTAATTTTCATCCTAATATAAACACATCGACAATTACTGTATCCTATATGGGATTAAAAAAATTTTTAGATTGGCATGGAAATAAAGTATATAATGTTTGTATATGATTAAACAATTAAAAGAAATTGCATTTTTGAAGAAATCTTTATGTACATCACAGTAAATATTAATTGATCATAAGGATATATAATCTACAAATTCATCATTTCTCAATAAATCTCTCAATGATGATATTTTATTATTCTATCAATGACAGGCTTATACATTAATAAAACTATTTAATACATCTTAATTTTCTATTACTGATTATATAATGTATCAGTAGTAACTATAGCATATTCATTATCACTTTGATTAAGTATTTTTATAAAATTGGCAAATATACCCGAACCAATAATCTTTCCATTAGTCTCATAATCTAATACAGGTGATGATTTCAAATCTGTATATATTTTAATATAGGTGGTATTGATTTCAACATATAATCCTGAAGATTTCACTAATTCCTTTGAACTTGATCCAATATCACAACATAATAATTGATTTAAATTTTCAATATTATCCAGAGACGAGCTATTTCTATCGTATGAAAATAACTTTATTGTATTATCTTTAATACCTAAAAGTAATCCTGAATTTATTCTATCTACAATAGGGATAAATACATCTGTTGAATCAGATATATTAGTGTCTAATTTAAGCTTAAATAATACTTTATGTTCAAAATAATTTTGTAATTTATATGGAGCTAAAAACTGTTTTGTAACAGTACTATTATTTTGAGATATAGATATTTTAGAAGTATAATTTTTAAAATCTTGTGAGATGTAAAAACCAACTGCTGCTATTCTATTAAATTGTCCAGAGTATAATTTTATTTCATTCAGACCAAATTTTAATTTATCAACTAAAAATAATTTATACATATTTGCCAGAGAGAAATAGCTATCTATAAAAGTATCATTTAAAATATAATTTTTATCATTGAATGTAACATATGGCTTTTGAATATCTGATGAAGGTAAACTGTACCCTGGATTTTCAGGTATCTGAATCTGTATACTATATAAATTCAAATTATTCGACAAGTTTAAAATTATAAAATCTTGAAGTAAAACATCAGACATATCTTCTTTATCACAATAAATGAAATTATTAAATAAATAATTTGTATACCAAAGATTAATCTGATTGTCCTCCAATGACACCTTATCACTTGATATGTTACTTTTTATGTACTGTGAAGTAAAATCTAATTTCATTTGTTTCTTGCCATCTAATATAATTACTCTTGGATTAAAGTATGCAAACAATACTTCAGATTCAAATTTATGGCCCTTATCAACAAAATGGAGATGATCGGTACTAATTATATCTTTCAAAGTATCGCTTTCATTATTTGCCAGAAGTTTTGAAGTATAATAATTCATATCTATTAATTCAATATTATACTTTTTAGATAACTCTTTTTTTACTGTATTTGCTATAGAGTTTATATTTTCACTTGTACGATATGGATAATTTAAGTTATCAATACTTCCAGGTTCCACTGTAGCCTGAGTAGTAATTAAAAATGGTTGTATATTATTTTTAAGACACCATATTATAATATTTTCTATGTTTTTCTTGAACTGCTCCTTATAATCTTTAGTTGAAGTTTTATTAAGCCTATCATTGATGCCAAAACCTATACCAATCATTTTCACATCTGAATAAGTTCCTGAAAAAATATCACTGATATTTGAATATCCCCAGTCAGCAGTTTGTCCAGAAAATCCAGCATTATATATTCTGGCCACAGTAGAACCTGTATATTTTCTAATTAAATCTTGTAAATATGTCGTAAAGGCATTAGGTGGCTGATGATCTTGTCCTATTTCATTTTTAATCCATCCTGATGTTTGATTGCCATCAAATGTACTATCTCCAAAAAATGCAACAGGAAATTTCTCATTATTTTCCCAAGATACCCAAGCATCGTGAAGTGTTATTCTGTTGAAATTATTAATATTTTCCACTTGTGATTCATCTCTTCCTATTGAATTAGTATTATCTGCAGCTAACACTATTTTAGCTGATACTATAATAATAACGAGCATAGTCAAAAGGAATATCTTATTTAATATCTTCATCATAAGTAAAATCCCACCTAATCAAGTGATTCTTAGGTTCAGGTGGAGTTTGCTATAGAGAAATGCTTATCTCCATCTAAACCTTAGAAGAACTTATCCAGAGGCATAGCAGTACTTATTCTCCCACTTTAAAGAAGATGGGAGTATTAGCTAATTCTAAGCGTTCGGATAAATTAAATAAATCTAATATCATATTACCTAACTCTTCTCTAAATAATTATACTTAACAATTATAGTAATAATGTTAAATAAAAATGTGAATTTTATATTATTTACAATATTAATAGGAATCTTGTATCAACATTTTATCCACATCAAATAGATAAAGAGATAGTTCTACACTACCCCTAAATCATTTGAAGTAGTCTTGTCCTTTAAATATCCCGGTAATTCTATATAATCCGTAACATTGCCATTTAACCTCTTATCATATTTCCAGGTAACGTAGGCCATTTCATAAGCCCTTTCCTGTGCTTCTCGCCGTGAAATAGAAGAAGCAGCCTTAGCACTGAATGTAATAGGTGCTGTAAGCATAGTACATGTGATTAAAAATGTTAATAATTTCTTTATCTTCACCAAAAGCCTCCAATTATTAAAAAATATCTAATTATATACAAAAATTGTACTTTAAGAAATGGCACAACTCAATACAAAAATAATGACAGGATCGCCATTAAAAACATAAACTAAATATTTAGAGATTACTCCATAATCCTATAGGGACTATCTTTAGTTCCCTCACCATTAATTGGAGTTACTTCACTTTTTAAATATAGGACAGGTGCCACTCCACCCGTACCATCATTTGCATTATCACCATATATACCATCTTCTCCTACGGCCCGTACAATATCAGAATAATCTGCAGAAGGAGTGCGTAACCAGTACCAGGAAATACTGTTATCTTCTATGGAACTTTTTTTATATTGCCATGTTCTATCATAAACAAAATTTTTCACTTCTTTTGTTGAAAGTAAAAAAACTTTATCTGTAACGTTCTTATAATAGCTGGAATCATAATTTTTTATACAATCTGTAATTTTTGTATTGTATTTATATAATTCTCTACCTCCCTCCATTATCTCCTTATCTATGTGGGCCAGTATGCACCTATGGGTTACTTCCCTTATACTATTCCTCTCTTCATATGTAAAATTATACAGAAATCCTGGTTGCTTATCATAAGAATTATAAGATACATGATCCCTATCTGGTAATTGACTGCTGTATTTCACTTCTCTATCATGGGAATTAAGCCACTGCCTTAAATTGGATTTCTCCCAATAATTACTTCCAAAACCTATCCTGTCATCATCCCCTCTGCCATCCGTTTTATCCCCACTGGCATCAAAAGCTTTAAAACAGATTATTTTTTCTGAAAAAATCATATATCCATTTACATCTTTATTTATTACTCTCCATAATATAGGACTGCCATTATATTTTCCAAATTCAATATAATCTCCTATATTTATTGATAAATGTACATTCTTAACCTGAGTAGGAGTAAAAAAAATTCCTGCATACCAAACAGCTGTTCCAATAATAAAACAGATAAAAACATACTTTATTTTTATAGTTATTTTTGACTTAACCCTCTTATTTTTTTGTAATTTCAATACACCATTATTTTTTGCAGTTTGTTGGTACTTAAAATCTATGGATTTTAACCAGGTGTCTATAGCCCATAGAGCATCTTCCTTTGTGAAATCAAAATTATTATGGAGCTCATTTACTAATTGGTTATAATCATATTCATCTATTTCCTTTTTAGTGCCATTCAAAATTTTAGACATAATATATGTATCTAAAACTTTAATCAAAATTCTAACTTCTCTTTCATATTGGCTGCATAAATCCATCAATAGTCCCTTTAGTCTTATTTTGTCATTACAAAGCTCCTTACCATATTCCTCAATTAAATTTTTCAATACTATTTCCACATCTTTTTTCATTTAAGGTTCACCTCTTACCTGTGAAGCGACTAAAAATTATTTTGAAAGAATACTGTCTATTTGTCTAATCGATTCTTCGTCTTTTAATCTAAACTTGAATATTACTCTTCTTGATTTTTCCTGATTCACGCTTCCATCAGAATTTTTAATAAGCTGACTTTTAGATTTTCCATTTGCAGTAATAATATTTTTTAAGATCTCCTTGCTGTAGCTGTCTAAATTTTTAAAATTATTATTTAATATATAGTTTACTATACTATTTGCTCTTTTCTGTGATAGGTCCATATTGTAATCATAGTCTCCTACATCATCAGTATGTCCTTCAATGACTATTTCTGAAACTGAACTTATATACTTAGGGGAAGTAAGCACATTAACATACTGAGGTATAAATTTGTCAAGACTGGATTTAAACTCCGGTCTTATATCTGATTTATTGAATTCAAAAAGCACATCACTGCTAAACACAATATCTCCTGTATTCTTATCTATATTAATATCCAATCCCGCACTTTGAAAAGATTTTCTTATATCCTCAATGATACTTTGCCTTACTCCTATTATTTTTTCCACTTGCAGCCTGAGATTTTTCAATTGTTCCTGTTTCAAATTTAATTGGGCATGTTTTACAGCATTAGTATAGATAAAAAATAATAATATAAATAACAATATGGTACTTAAAAGATCCGTAAATATGCGCCATATATTGCCATCATCCTTTGATGTTCTTATTATTCTACTATACCTGCCAAACATTCTATCAAATCCTCTCATATCCAAGTTTTTATCTCGTTTTAACCAATATATGGTACTACTTTTTATAATCTTTATTGAAATATTCCATCTTATCAACTATAGTATTTAAAATGGCTTCATGATTACTCTGATATTCTTTCATATCTTTATATATCTGGGCAAACATTTCACTTTTTTGTTCATTATATGCAACCATATAAATTTTAAATTCATCTATATATTTTACTTTCACACTATTATAAAAATCCTTCACTTCTTCTAAAAGTTTTTTCTGGTTACTTTCTAAATTATCAAGAGAAGAATAAAAATTATCAGTCAAATTATCTAATTTCTCGTATATATCCACATAACTTTTTTCCACCTTTTTTTGACCTTTATTAATATCTCTAACACAACCCTCTAAAATATCAAATTTTTTATCCAAATTATTTATACTTTTATTAAAAGTACCTGTAAGTCTACTAAAGCCTTTAAAAATCAAATCAAATCCTTCTACAGATTCTTCTAATCTTTTATTAAAACTTGTCATATATTCAATAGATTTTTGGAATTCCTTTGGAAAGTCAGAAAACTTTTTCACAAATTCATGAGTTTTCTCCATAGTATCTAAAGATTTATTCATAATTTCCCTGGAGATTTTGCCGAATTCATTTATAGTTTCATTATTTGATGCAGACAATTTTTCAATGGCTGTTTCTATTCTTTGAAAGGACTTCCTAAAATTATTTTTACGCAGTTTATTATCCATATAGTCCTGAAGCTTGACCATAATATTCATCAATAATTGTTCTGCATCAAATACTCTGGTAATAAATGTGAGTATTAACGAAAATGCAATACCTACTATGCTGGCATAAAAAGCTACTCCCATGCCTGACAATATAGGGCTTATATTGTCTACAGTAAATTCTCCTGTTCTAAGAGAATTTAAAGATATGGTAAGCCCTGTAAATGTTCCTAAAACCCCCAGAGAATAAATACAGATATGGTCATATTAATTACACTTATAATATTTATTACAGGAATGTTCAATTTATTGAATATCTTGTTATTTGATAAATATCTATAATTTGAAAAGTAAGCTTCTATATAAGATCGGGTATTGATATAATCGGATTTATTCACCATATTGCTATATCCTTCTATTAGATCTTCCACCCCATAAAAGGATTTTTTACAGATGCCTTCATCTATACTCTTTAGCCCCCTATAAACTATTCTGTAAAGAAATATATCAACTAAAAACATTATAACTTCTATAAAAAAAATTGCACTACTAACATCACTGCTGAATATACCCTTTATAAAATTGGCCAGACCTGTCATTAAAATTCCTCCCTTGAAGCCCTATTATTTATTTTCAGATGCTTTAAGTAAAAGTCCTCCTTTTATTTTCTTCTCTGGAAATTTGCCCGGAGATTCTATATTTTTATTATATTCTTTTATAAATTTATCCTTCACACATTCTACATCATTTATGGCTCGAGAACATATACTCTCAATTATATGTTCTTTTTGTAGTACCCTTTTAGGTACTCTTGATATATCATCAATAAATTTACACATATACTCTTCACAAACATCCTCACCAAGGGCAATAACATCCTTATAAGCATTTTTCGCCATAAAATTACCTGGTAATTGTTCCACTGCTTCGTCATAATGATCCGTGGGCATTCCATCAGTTATGAGAAATATTACAGGTAGTAAAGTTTTGTCATTTATCTTTAACTGATTTAATCCACTGGAAACCATCTCTATGGCACTACCCAGAGATGTTATACCCTCTGGTTTTATATCCTCATAAATACTATCATTTATTTTTTCTCCTATTTTTACGCTCCACACAGCAGTATCAGAAAATTTTATAATACCAAAATTCACAATAATATTATCCAACCTGCATTTTTCTTCTATTTCTGGTATTACAAGCTTCATTCCTTCTTTCACATAGGTTAACCTATTATCAATATTCATAGATCCTGAACAATCTACCAGCCACATAAAATAAAGAGATTTTTTCATATTATCCATGGAAATAGAAATTTTCCTATTTAATGTCAGTATATTTGTTTTATAAGCCGCATAAATGGCTGCTCCATTTGATACAACTTCCTTGTAGTCTATATATTCATAAGTTTCTATTTTTCCCAGGGTACCTTCTAGAATATTATCTATTATTTTAATTTTGCTGGAACCCCCTGCCTTAATTATTTTATGGATATCCTTTTTGGAGATTTTTGATAAGTCAATAGTATATTCAAGCATATTTTTTATGGATAATATATAGTGTTCAATACATCTATTTAGTTCCTTCAATGTAAGGGTTGTATCTAAAAAGTTTCCTGGAGGTATATTATAGAGCTTTATATATGCCACTTCACTATCATAAGAAAGTATCTCCTTTGCTCTAACTATCTGCTCCATCAAATTTCTTCTACACAGATTAGCGGTTTTATGGTCATAATTACTAAAATCAAGGTGTTCTTTTTTAAGTATATAATCATAAAGTTCCTCATCAAAATCCAGTCCCCCTAAATTGCTATACCCTTCTGAAGCTAATATATTGAACTGAATTTCATCTTTTGTCTCTATAATCTTAAGAACAGTTATATCAAGACTTCCTCCCCCAAAATCAAACACAAGTATATTTTCTTCCCTTTTTTTATTTACAGGTATGTGCATTCCATAAGCTAGGGCCGCTGCTACAGGCTCTTTAATTGTTCCAACAAGTTCAATATCTGCTAATTTTGCCGCTTCCTCTATGATATTACATTGCTTATCCTTAAAATAACAAGGTACTGCGATCACTGCTCCCTGACATCTAAACTTACCTTCTGGTACAGTAGTCTTGATATTATTATAAATATATTTCAATATGGCAGAACATATATCTGTTGTTGTAAATTCCTTATTATCCAAAAATACAGTTTTTTGTCCATGCGCTATCATTCTTTTAATACTTAAAATATAATTTTCAGGATGAAATACTCCTTTTGCCAAAGCCCCATTACCCACATCAAATTTTCCCTGTTTGAAATAAACTGCAGAAGGTACTGTATATTCCCCCATTGCACCATATATTTCTGCCTTTTTTCCATCCCATTTTGACACAGAGCTGTATGTGGTTCCAAAATCAATACCTACAACTGGATGATGCTGACAGTCATAATACAAAACTTACATCCCCTTCATTCATGATTTTACAATTTTAATATAACTTTAAGATCTCGGTTTTTTTTATTTTACTTTCCTTTTGCTCTACAATTACAATAACAATTTGATCTTCCTTAACTTCAAAGGTTATATTTATCTCAAGAGTACGCTTAGGTGATGGAATAAGGCCTGAAACGTGTACTGTACCTATATGGGCATTTTCTTTTGCAATTTTATGGTTTCCCTGATAAACTTGTATATCTACTTCTGTACAATTATCCTGATCTGTATAAAAAGTAAGAGTTTTTTTTGCAGGAGTTCTTCTATTTTCATGAATCAACACTACAAATTTCCCTTTGGCATCTTCAACCCCCAGGGCATGTGCAGTCACAGGAATAATTGCTATTTTCTTTCTGGTATTTAAATTTCCAGTAAGATATGCCGCATATATGGCCGCCCCTTGAGAAACACATAAACTGGGATCAATGTCTGAATAAACCTTACCTTTTCCAACTATATCATTTAACAGATTGTCAAACATGGGAATTTTACTGGAGCCACCAACCTTGATAACCTTATCTATATCCTCTGGTGTTGTATTAGCCTTATTTAATGTATTTTTAATTATATTTTTTATCTTTTCATAGTAACTTTCTATAACTTCTTCAAATTCATCTCTGCTAAAATTTCTATCCACATTTACTCCTGGTATAACATTGAGAACTGCCATATATGCATTATCTGTAAAGCTCAATGTCTCCTTGGTTTTTATAGCTTCTGCCATAAGTGCCTGTTTTCCTCTCTTTCTCAATCTTTCATTAGTTTCAGATTGAAAATCAATACCTTCAACTTCTATAATATGTTTTAAAAGGGCTCTATCAAAGTCCATACCTCCCAGCCTATCATCTCCTCCAATTCCAAGTACTTCAAAAATCAAATTTTCATTGTCCTCTTTCAATCTAAAGATTGTAAGGTCAAAAGTTCCTCCCCCTAAATCAAAAACAAGTATTGTTTCTTCTCTTTTAATATTATCTCTGCTGTGAAGACATCCATAGGCCAGTGCAGCAGCTATGGGTTCCTGAATTATACCTACAAGATTCAATCCTGCTTTTTTAGCTGCCTGTGAAGTATTTTCCAGCTGATTGGCTTTAAAATAATAAGGCACAGTAACTACAACTCCAGAGGCATTGTACACTCCTTCTGGAAACATATCCTGTACACTTTTATATATATATTTGAGTATCATAGCAGAAACATCTATAGGTGAAAATTGTCTATCCCCGAATTTTATTTTTATATCTTTATTATCCATTAACCTTTTTACACCAATACAAACATTTGAAGGTTCAAAAATTCCGCTGTCAAAAGCCACAGTATCATAAATGAATTCCTTGCTTCTTTCATCAAAATAAACTACTGATTGAAAAACATTACTTCCTCTTGGAGAATATGTCTGAACCCCCTGCCCTGTCCAGAATGAAATAGAACTAAAAGTTGTTCCCAGATCAATTCCAATGACTGGTCTATTTTGACTGTCATAAGGCATGTTATTACCTCCCTCCTAAATATGAAATCTATATTCACATCAATGATCCTGAGCCATGTACTTATACACTATTACTTCTGCAGGCCTTACTATATGCCTATACTCTTCCGTATATATCATATCTTTGTAAATATATCCGTACCTGGCAACCTCATAAATCCTTCCA
This window encodes:
- a CDS encoding OmpA family protein, which encodes MRGFDRMFGRYSRIIRTSKDDGNIWRIFTDLLSTILLFILLFFIYTNAVKHAQLNLKQEQLKNLRLQVEKIIGVRQSIIEDIRKSFQSAGLDINIDKNTGDIVFSSDVLFEFNKSDIRPEFKSSLDKFIPQYVNVLTSPKYISSVSEIVIEGHTDDVGDYDYNMDLSQKRANSIVNYILNNNFKNLDSYSKEILKNIITANGKSKSQLIKNSDGSVNQEKSRRVIFKFRLKDEESIRQIDSILSK
- a CDS encoding SGNH/GDSL hydrolase family protein: MMKILNKIFLLTMLVIIIVSAKIVLAADNTNSIGRDESQVENINNFNRITLHDAWVSWENNEKFPVAFFGDSTFDGNQTSGWIKNEIGQDHQPPNAFTTYLQDLIRKYTGSTVARIYNAGFSGQTADWGYSNISDIFSGTYSDVKMIGIGFGINDRLNKTSTKDYKEQFKKNIENIIIWCLKNNIQPFLITTQATVEPGSIDNLNYPYRTSENINSIANTVKKELSKKYNIELIDMNYYTSKLLANNESDTLKDIISTDHLHFVDKGHKFESEVLFAYFNPRVIILDGKKQMKLDFTSQYIKSNISSDKVSLEDNQINLWYTNYLFNNFIYCDKEDMSDVLLQDFIILNLSNNLNLYSIQIQIPENPGYSLPSSDIQKPYVTFNDKNYILNDTFIDSYFSLANMYKLFLVDKLKFGLNEIKLYSGQFNRIAAVGFYISQDFKNYTSKISISQNNSTVTKQFLAPYKLQNYFEHKVLFKLKLDTNISDSTDVFIPIVDRINSGLLLGIKDNTIKLFSYDRNSSSLDNIENLNQLLCCDIGSSSKELVKSSGLYVEINTTYIKIYTDLKSSPVLDYETNGKIIGSGIFANFIKILNQSDNEYAIVTTDTLYNQ
- a CDS encoding Hsp70 family protein; the encoded protein is MPYDSQNRPVIGIDLGTTFSSISFWTGQGVQTYSPRGSNVFQSVVYFDERSKEFIYDTVAFDSGIFEPSNVCIGVKRLMDNKDIKIKFGDRQFSPIDVSAMILKYIYKSVQDMFPEGVYNASGVVVTVPYYFKANQLENTSQAAKKAGLNLVGIIQEPIAAALAYGCLHSRDNIKREETILVFDLGGGTFDLTIFRLKEDNENLIFEVLGIGGDDRLGGMDFDRALLKHIIEVEGIDFQSETNERLRKRGKQALMAEAIKTKETLSFTDNAYMAVLNVIPGVNVDRNFSRDEFEEVIESYYEKIKNIIKNTLNKANTTPEDIDKVIKVGGSSKIPMFDNLLNDIVGKGKVYSDIDPSLCVSQGAAIYAAYLTGNLNTRKKIAIIPVTAHALGVEDAKGKFVVLIHENRRTPAKKTLTFYTDQDNCTEVDIQVYQGNHKIAKENAHIGTVHVSGLIPSPKRTLEINITFEVKEDQIVIVIVEQKESKIKKTEILKLY
- a CDS encoding DUF6273 domain-containing protein, producing the protein MKKDVEIVLKNLIEEYGKELCNDKIRLKGLLMDLCSQYEREVRILIKVLDTYIMSKILNGTKKEIDEYDYNQLVNELHNNFDFTKEDALWAIDTWLKSIDFKYQQTAKNNGVLKLQKNKRVKSKITIKIKYVFICFIIGTAVWYAGIFFTPTQVKNVHLSINIGDYIEFGKYNGSPILWRVINKDVNGYMIFSEKIICFKAFDASGDKTDGRGDDDRIGFGSNYWEKSNLRQWLNSHDREVKYSSQLPDRDHVSYNSYDKQPGFLYNFTYEERNSIREVTHRCILAHIDKEIMEGGRELYKYNTKITDCIKNYDSSYYKNVTDKVFLLSTKEVKNFVYDRTWQYKKSSIEDNSISWYWLRTPSADYSDIVRAVGEDGIYGDNANDGTGGVAPVLYLKSEVTPINGEGTKDSPYRIME
- a CDS encoding prolyl-tRNA synthetase associated domain-containing protein, giving the protein MFSDNVQKLFYILDNLKIEYKLYNHVEMNTVDDINKLDIRFHGQYCKNLFLKNSKGDIHYLVILMDCKRADLKKLAQTIHSTRLSFDTEENLYKYLKLKPGSVTPFGLINDFQREIVVLIDSDLIDMNAINFHPNINTSTITVSYMGLKKFLDWHGNKVYNVCI
- a CDS encoding NifB/NifX family molybdenum-iron cluster-binding protein; the encoded protein is MGYNIAVASTDGVNIDKHFGASNSFFIIKVNDDETYENLGERLVEKNQKSNGNCSSYLSKHSCGNINPKIQRKIETISDCRCLLCSRCGPGSEKQLGKNNISVFGINMKLDETLKTIIRYYKRSDEHKSLKGVKRQKMNSF
- a CDS encoding MotA/TolQ/ExbB proton channel family protein, producing MCIYSLGVLGTFTGLTISLNSLRTGEFTVDNISPILSGMGVAFYASIVGIAFSLILTFITRVFDAEQLLMNIMVKLQDYMDNKLRKNNFRKSFQRIETAIEKLSASNNETINEFGKISREIMNKSLDTMEKTHEFVKKFSDFPKEFQKSIEYMTSFNKRLEESVEGFDLIFKGFSRLTGTFNKSINNLDKKFDILEGCVRDINKGQKKVEKSYVDIYEKLDNLTDNFYSSLDNLESNQKKLLEEVKDFYNSVKVKYIDEFKIYMVAYNEQKSEMFAQIYKDMKEYQSNHEAILNTIVDKMEYFNKDYKK
- a CDS encoding Hsp70 family protein, with translation MYYDCQHHPVVGIDFGTTYSSVSKWDGKKAEIYGAMGEYTVPSAVYFKQGKFDVGNGALAKGVFHPENYILSIKRMIAHGQKTVFLDNKEFTTTDICSAILKYIYNNIKTTVPEGKFRCQGAVIAVPCYFKDKQCNIIEEAAKLADIELVGTIKEPVAAALAYGMHIPVNKKREENILVFDFGGGSLDITVLKIIETKDEIQFNILASEGYSNLGGLDFDEELYDYILKKEHLDFSNYDHKTANLCRRNLMEQIVRAKEILSYDSEVAYIKLYNIPPGNFLDTTLTLKELNRCIEHYILSIKNMLEYTIDLSKISKKDIHKIIKAGGSSKIKIIDNILEGTLGKIETYEYIDYKEVVSNGAAIYAAYKTNILTLNRKISISMDNMKKSLYFMWLVDCSGSMNIDNRLTYVKEGMKLVIPEIEEKCRLDNIIVNFGIIKFSDTAVWSVKIGEKINDSIYEDIKPEGITSLGSAIEMVSSGLNQLKINDKTLLPVIFLITDGMPTDHYDEAVEQLPGNFMAKNAYKDVIALGEDVCEEYMCKFIDDISRVPKRVLQKEHIIESICSRAINDVECVKDKFIKEYNKNIESPGKFPEKKIKGGLLLKASENK